The Polaromonas sp. SP1 DNA window GAAGGCGGAGCCGCAGTACATCGGCTGGATTTCGCTGGCGATGGTACGCGTGCGGATGCCCAGCTTGATTTCGGCTTCGGTCAGGTCGCCCTCTTCCAGGTACTTGTTCATCAGCTCTTCAGACGACTCGGCCGCAGCCTCGACCATCTTCTCGCGCCATTCCTTGGCCAGCTCGACGAGCTCGGCAGGAATATCGCTGTAGGTGAACTTCATGCCTTGCGAGGCTTCGTCCCAGATGATGGCCTTCATCTTCAGCAGGTCGACCACGCCGGTGAAGTTTTCTTCGGCGCCGATGGGGATCACCATCGGAACAGGGCTGGCCTTCAGGCGCAGCTTCATCTGCTCGACGACCTTGAAGAAGTTCGCGCCGGTGCGGTCCATCTTGTTGACGAACGCGAGGCGGGGAACCTTGTACTTGTTGGCCTGGCGCCAGACGGTTTCAGACTGTGGCTGAACGCCGCCCACGGCGCAGTACACCATGCAGGCGCCGTCGAGCACGCGCATGGAACGCTCCACCTCGATGGTGAAGTCCACGTGGCCCGGGGTGTCGATGATGTTGATGCGGTGCTCAGGCAGGGACGTGTCCATGCCCTTCCAGAAGCAGGTGGTGGCGGCAGAGGTAATCGTGATGCCGCGCTCCTGCTCTTGCTCCATCCAGTCCATGGTGGCCGCGCCGTCGTGAACTTCACCAATCTTGTGGTTCACGCCGGTGTAAAAAAGGATCCGCTCGGTGGTGGTGGTCTTGCCGGCGTCAATGTGCGCGGAAATTCCGATGTTGCGGTAGTTTTGAATGGGGGTAGCGCGGGACATAAATTACTTTCAGTTCGGGGTTACGAACAAAGACTCGTTGAAAGACTGCCCGACCCCGGGCATCTCTCATCTCTTCTACGCGTCTGCCGGCCGGGAAGCGATGTCGTGCATCACATCCGGCTGACAGGAATTGGGGTTGAACCGGTGGCAATCAAGATGAAGATCATCTTTAAACCACCCGGCAACCCGTCAATCCAGCGCAGCAAATACTGCGATCGAAAATTAGAAGCGGAAGTGGCTGAACGCCTTGTTCGCTTCTGCCATGCGGTGAACTTCGTCACGCTTTTTCATGGCGCCGCCACGGCCTTCGGTGGCTTCCATCAGCTCATTGGCCAAACGGAGGGACATCGACTTCTCGCCGCGCTTCTTGGCGGCTTCTTTCAGCCAGCGCATGGCCAGGGCCATACGGCGGACAGGACGCACTTCAACCGGCACCTGGTAGTTGGCGCCGCCGACGCGGCGGGATTTCACTTCAACCATGGGCTTGATGTTGCCGATGGCCATGTGGAAAGCCTCAAGCGGGTCTTTTCCGGGGTTCTTTTTCTCGATGAAATCGAGCGCGCCGTAAATGATGCGCTCGGCGACGGCCTTTTTGCCGCCTTGCATGATCACGTTCATGAACTTGGCGAGATCAACATCGCCAAATTTTGGATCAGGAAGAATTTCACGTTTAGGGACTTCGCGACGACGTGGCATTTTTCACCTCTTTGCTTCAGTTGGCATTGCTTTTGGCAACACCGCGAGAGTTATCAAAACCCTCACTTACTCGACCGGTGCAACTATTTGCACTTGGGTCACTTCGTTTCAGACACCTGCCAGGGCGAATGAAACACCTGTTTTGAAGAACTATCACAGAGGACTGTGACAACTGCTTCTGGCGCGAGCTCCCGGTAAAGGGAACACCCGAGCCGGTTTGGCTTTATTTGGCCTTTGGCTTCTTCGCACCGTACTTGGAGCGCGACTGCTTGCGGTCTTTCACGCCTTGCAAGTCGAGCGAACCACGGACGATGTGGTAACGCACACCGGGCAAGTCCTTGACACGACCGCCGCGAACCAGCACCACGCTGTGTTCCTGCAGGTTGTGGCCTTCGCCGCCGATGTAGGAAATGATTTCAAAACCGTTGGTCAGGCGCACTTTGGCGACCTTACGCAGAGCGGAATTGGGCTTTTTAGGCGTCGTGGTGTACACACGGGTGCACACACCGCGGCGCTGCGGAGAATTTTCCATCGCAGGGCTCTTGGACTTGATCTTTTCGACCTCGCGCCCCTGACGGACTAACTGATTAATGGTTGGCATTGAAAACGTCCCTAAACGTCTGAAAACTACATTTACCGTGTTGATACGGCCACAAATATTTCCCGCCGTGAAAGCGGAAAAGCCTTCTAGTATAAACCGGAAGGGAAAAAGGCTCAAGTAAAAGGCGATCGGCGCGAGAAAGGTATGCGGGCGAACAGCCCGAATCGGCACCGTGACCCCGGCTTTTGGGGGTCCGCATGCGCGCAGGCTTCAACGATGTTAGCGCCCACTCCAGCATCTCGAGGATGTCTTTGCCTCTGAACTTACCCTGGAGGCCAGAACACCCGGTGATTGAAGCGCAGACTTCCCCGCCGTCTTCAGCGAAGCGCCAACCAGCCCCCAGGCGCTCCGCCAAACTTCCTTGACTGTCTTTATTTGATCCAGAGCCGGATCGCGTCCCAGGCGCGGCCGAGAATGCCGGCTTCTTCCACGGCTTCCAGCGCCACCAAAGGCACCTCCGCCACTGGCGTAGGGTTGTCGCCCAGTGTGACTTTCAGGGTGCCCAAGGCCTGCCCTTTGGCAAATGGCGCCACCAGCGGGTCGGGCCGGGCGACCTGGGTTTTCACTTTGGGCGCGCTGCCGGCGGCCACGGCCACCACGATGGCTTCGGGGCGGCCCAGCTTGACGGTCGACGACTTGCCCTTCCAGACCGCGGGCGCGACCACGGCCTGGCCGGCGTCGAACAGCTTGACGGCCTCATACGCGGTGTAGCCCCAGTTCAGCAGTTTTTGCGACTCATTGGCGCGGGCGCTGTCGCTGGAGGTGCCCAGCACGATGGCCAGCAGGCGGCGCCCGCCGGGAGCGCCCGCCGAGCCCAGATTCGGGAAGTCGCGTTTGGCGGTGGCGATCATGCAATAGCCGGCGGCGTCGGTGTGGCCGGTTTTCAGGCCATCGACGGACGGGTCGCGGAACAGCAGGGTGTTGCGGTTGGTGTCGTTGGCGGCCGGGGTGCCGGGGTAGCGGTATTTCTTGATAGCCGAGTAGCCGATGTAATCCGGGAAATCCGTCATCAGCCGCGTGGAAAGGATGCTCAGGTCGCGCGCCGTGGTGGTGTGGCCGGGTTCGGTCAGGCCTTCGGGGTTTTTGTAGCTGGTCGACTTCATGCCCAGCGCCTTGGCCTGCTCGTTCATGAGCCGGACAAAGTTTTCGGCCGTGCCGCCCACGCCTTCGGCCAGCGCCATGGTGGCGTCGTTGCCCGACTGCACGACCATGCCCTTGATCAGGTCCTCGACGGGCACCTTCATCTTCGGATCGATGAACATGCGCGAACCCGGCATCTTCCAGGCGCGCTCGCTGACGCTAAAGGTTTGTTTCAGGTCGATTTTTTTGGATTTGAGCGCGTCGAACACCAGGTATTCGGTCATCAGCTTGGTCAGCGACGCCGGCTCGACCGGGGAATCAATGTCCTTGGCCGCCAGGATCTGGTTGGCGGTGACGTCCAGCAGCAAATAGGAACGTGCTGCGATTTCGGGCGCCTGCGGCACCTGGGCGTGCACCGCGGGCAGCACAACGGAAAAAGCCAGAAACAGGGGGGCGACAAAAGCGCGCAGGCCGTGGGCAGGGGAAAAGTCCGTGAGGGCCTTGAGTGAACGTTGCATGTAAGAGGTATCAGTGAAGGGTGAAGAAACCGGATGAGCCGGATAAGGCCTGCGGCACGCTCAGATCGCGGGTGAAGACAGGTGGCGGACCACCAGGTTTTTCAACAGCGGCAATTGTCCATGAAAGAAATGGCCGCCCCCGGGGACAACCGTAACAGGGAGTGCCTGCGGGCGCGCCCAGTCCAGCACGGCGGAAAACAGCACGGTGTCGTCCTCCTCGCCGTGCACCACCAGGGTTTTGGGGTGCGCGGCAGGGTCGATCGGCGCGGCCGGTGCTCGGGTGACGCTGGTGCCGACCAGCACCAGCTTTTCAATGTCGCGGCTGGCGGCCAGGCGCGCAAAGGCATGCGTGGTGACAAACGCGCCGAACGAGAACCCCGCGAGCGCCAGCACCTGGCCGCCGGCGGCCGGCGCGGCGTGTTCGACCACGGCCAGGAAATCCTCCAGTTCGCCCCGGCCTTCGTCGTGGCTGCCGGCGCTGCCGCCCACACCGCGAAAGTTAAAGCGTACCGCCGTCCATCCGCACTGCACAAAGGCCCGCGCAAGCGTCTGCACCACCTTGTTGTCCATGGTGCCGGCAAACAGCGGGTGCGGATGCGCAATCACCGCGATGCCGCGCGACTCGCCGGCGGGACGGTCCAGCGCGATTTCAATGGCGCCAGCGGGCCCCTGGATGAGGGATTTTTGGGTTTGGGCGTTCACGAAAAAAACCTTTGAGACGGGTTATTTGCTATCAAAATTGTAGCTAAAAGCCAAGGCGGCGCCTGATCTGGAGGCCTAAATCATGCCGAATCTTGTCAACACGTGACGAAGGCCGGCCTAGCGCCCCAGATGCGCCGGTGTCACCAGGCGTTCCACCACTTTGCCGTTTTTCAGGTGCGACTCAACGATCTCGTCGATGTCGCTGGCATCCACGTAGGTGTACCAGACGGCTTCCGGGTAGACCACCGCCACCGGGCCGCCCGCGCAGCGGTCCAGGCAGCCGGCCTTGTTCACGCGCACCTTGCCCGGCCCGGCCAGCCCGGCGGCTTTTACCTGCGACTTGCAGCGGTCAAAGCCTTCCTGCGCGCGGTGGTCGGCGCAGCAGTCTTCGCCGTTCTCGCGCTGGTTCAGGCAAAAGAAGATGTGGCGTTCGTAATAGGAATGGGAGGATTTTGAGTCGGGCATGCCGTGACTTTAGAGGATTGCGGTGTTCCCTCGCCCCAGCGAGGTCAAGGTCGCGGCTCGCGGCCCGAAAGCCGCAGCAATACATAGAGCAGCGCCGCATAAGGCCAGATCCAGCCGAGCCACTGCACCACGCCGTGGAAACGGATGAAACGGCCCTGCTCCCAGGTTTGCAGGGTTTGCGCAAAGTAAGGATCTGCGGGCGCCTGATTCAGCAGCCCGAGGTGAATGGCCAGCGCCAGCAGCGCCAGCGCCGCCGCAGCGCGGCGCGGCACCGGCAACAGCGCCAGGGCCAGCAGCGCTGCTAAGCCGATGCCCACCTGCACCGGCAAATCCAGCCAGGCCCAGGCGTGGTCCGGGCCATAGCTGAGGGCGGCCGACAGCGCCGACACCGCAATGCCGGTGGCGATGATTGCGGCGGAGAACGCCGCGCGCTGCCAGAGCGTGCGGATCACGCAGTAGCCGAGCAGGCAGGGGATCAGCGCGCCCAGGGCGACGCACAGCAACTCGGCGGCCGGCACCAGCGGCTGCAGCTCCATGTCGCGCACCGGCATCCATTCCAGGAAGGGCGTATCGGTCAGCACCTCGGCCAGCGCCGCCTCCAGCCGCTCGAACACCTGGCCCAGCCCCATCGGCACCGACGCCGGGAACAGCAGCGCCAGCGGCCAGAGCACGAGCAGCACCAGCGCGCCGCGCGCATCCTGCGCAAACCAGCGCGCCCGGAAGCGGCTCCAGCGGTCGACCACGCCGGCCCTTTCAAGCGCCCAGGCAAAACAGGCGCCCAGCCAGGCGCCCAGCGTGTTGAGCGCCAGGTCGACATTGGAAGGAATGCGCGACGGCAAATAGCTTTGCAGCGTTTCCATCGCCAGCGACAGCAGGCCGCAAGCCAGCACCGCCACCGTCACCGCCCACGACACACGCCGGCTGCGCAAGGCCGCCAGCGCCAGCAGAAAACCCAGCGGCGCGTAGCCGAACAGGTTGGCGCCCACATCAAAACCCGTCCAGTACTGCGGCAGCGGCGCGGTCAGGAACCGAAACGGTGAAATGCCCTGGTCGCGCCAGTCGGCGAAAGGGTAGAGGCTGGCGTAGACGACCAGGCAGATGGCGGCGAGGGCCAGGGGCCAGGCGGTGGTCTTGTGAACACCCCTATTGGAATGTTGCGCACCCCCGACATTCTCACTACGCTTCGCTTCGTGTAGTTCTGCCCCCCCTTGCAGGGGAGTACGTTGCACACCCCTATCGTTCTCACTCCGCTTCGCTTCGTGTAGTGCCTTTTCCCCTTGCAGGGGACGACGCGAGGCGCCCGGCGAAACCGGTTCGCCCGCGTCTGCTGGGTTGGGAGGGGGCGTCTTTTTCACTGCGCTGCCCTGGCTGTGACTTAAAAGGGCTTGACCACAACCAGGACGACTGCTGCGAACAGCAGCAGCACCGGCACTTCATTGAACCAGCGAAACCACTTGTGGCTGCGGGTGTTGCGGTTGGCGACAAACTTGCCGAGCAGGCGGCTGCAGGCGTGGTGGTAGCCGATCACCAGCACCACCACGGCGAGCTTGGCGTGCATCCAGCCGTTGCCCGGGCCGCGGCCTATGCCGTAACCCAGGTACAGCCACAAGCCGAAAGCCAGCGCCGGCACGGCCAGGATGGTGGTGAAACGCATCAGCTTGCGCGCCATCAGGATGAGCCGCTCACGCTCTGCCACGCTTTCCGGCGGCACCATCGCCAGGTTCACAAAGATGCGCGGCAGGTAAAAAAGCCCCGCGAACCAGCTGGCGATGAAAACGATATGGAGTGATTTGACCCAGAGCATGAACAAAGTGTAGCCCCCACGCTCCCCACTGCGTGTGGTCGCTGCCCCCCGAGGGGGTCGCCCGCCTGCGGCCCGGCAAAGCCGGTTCCGCGGCTCATGCTGGTTTAACCCGCGCCCACTCCCCTGAGACGATGACGGCACTGCGGCCGCGCGTTCAGAAATTCGTTTGCCGGGATGAAGCGCCCGGAGCACAGCAACCGGAATGGACTTAAGTCCATGAGGATTCCGAGCACCGCGCAACGCAGCGATTCGCCCGGCCAGCGGATTTATGAATGTGCGGACAAAAAAAATGCCCGGGGCATAAGCCACCGGGCTGGTAAGCCTTTTTTGCTGTCACACGCAAAGGCCCCGCTCAGGGAGGAAAAGCGGGATGCGGTCGCCAAATTGGTAACCACACGTATTAATTCTAATCATGCACATCCTGTTTTGGCAATGGTTTTCTAAGTAATCTAAGAAACTTTCATGTAAAGCTGGCCATAGCTTGAAGCCGTCAAGCGCCGCCATGGCCGGCGCCAAATACTTCGAGGTATTCATAAAGCTTTGGCACAATTTGCCGCATGACCTCCCATGCCTCCAACTCCGCCCCTTTTGCGCCTTTTCCGGCCGGCCGCCCCCGGCGCCTGCGCCGCGACAGCTTCACCCGCAACCTCGTGCGTGAGCACGCACTCACCGCGCATGACCTGATTTACCCGGTGTTTGTGGTCGACGGCAAGCAGCAGCGCCAGCCCGTGGCGTCCATGCCTGGCGTAGAAAGGCTGAGCCTGGACCTGTTGCTGCCGGTGGCCGAAGAGTGCGTGAAGCTGGGCATTCCGGTGATGGCGCTGTTTCCGGTGGTCGATGCGTCCCTGAAGACCTACGACGGCGTGGAAGCGACCAACCCCGACGGGCTGATCCCGCGCGTGGTGCGCGAACTCAAGAAGAACTTCCCCGGCCTGGGCGTGATGACCGACGTGGCGCTGGACCCCTTCACCACGCACGGCCAGGACGGCCTGCCGGATGACAGCGGTTACATCCTGAACGAAGAGACGACCGCCATGCTGGTGCGCCAGGCGATGTGCCAGGCCGAAGCCGGCGTGGACATGGTCGCGCCCAGCGACATGATGGACGGCCGCATCGGCGCCATCCGCCAGGCGCTGGAGGCCCAAAAGCTCATCCACACGCGCATCATGGCCTACAGCGCCAAGTACGCCAGCGCGTTTTACGGGCCCTTCCGCGACGCGGTCGGCTCGGCCGCCAACCTGGGCAAGGCGGACAAAAAAACCTACCAGATGGACCCGGGCAACAGCGACGAAGCGCTGCGCGAAGTGGCCATGGACATCGCCGAAGGCGCCGACATGGTGATGGTCAAACCCGGCATGCCCTACCTGGACGTGGTGCGCCGCGTGAAAGACGCGTTCGGCGTGCCGACCTTCGCCTACCAGGTCAGCGGCGAGTACGCCATGATCAAGGCCGCCGCACAAAACGGCTGGCTGGACCACGACGCCGTGATGATGGAAAGCCTGCTGGCCTTCAAGCGCGCCGGCGCCGACGGTGTGCTGACCTACTTTGCGATCGACGCAGCGCGCAAGCTGCAGCAGCAGCGAAGCTGAACCGGCCAAGCCTTCCACGCCAGGGACCCGACTCCAACATGAGCGCAGTGGATTGCTTCAAGCACGAGTTTTTGGGCTACCTGAATGGCCTGCCGATCTATCACCCACTAGAGAAAGTGACGCTGGAAGACACCGGCCGCGGCTATCGTGAATTTGCGTGCGACGAATCCTCGTTGGTCATAGGAGGGGGTTCAGGCGAGCATCCAGCGCTCGTGATCCACGGGATTGACTCGCTGGTCGCCAAATACCTGTTGCACGACCTGGACATGTCCGCAGCGCACGATCAACGAAGACCCGCGACACCCTCTACGGATGCCATCGACAGGCTGGTGGACATCGTTGAGGCCGACAGCCATTCGCTCGTTTTTCATGACTGGACCATGCAGCACCACAGGCGCTTCTGTGAGCACGCCATGTCGCCGCTGAACCAGACGCCCCTCGGGGAAAAAGAGGCTGCCGAGCAGTGGATAAAACTCTCCCTGGGCGAATTTGTGTACTTCTCCCTTCCCGAGCTCTGCCCCAGGCTTGGTGAGATGCAGGATCTGGCAGGCCTCTTCAAGGAAGACGGTTGGGAAGCCGGCTATTGGATGGGCAATGTCTCCTGCCCGCCACCGGGATACAGGCCCAGATCGCAGTTTCAGAATCAGGGATTCTTCGGGTGGGAGTACACGCGTTCAAAACCGTGACAATGCACGGCCGCTATCAAAACAATAGCTATCAGCCCATACAGTACCTGGGCTGGAGGCCAATTTGATTCATAAATAATGCAGGGCTGAGAAACTTTCATGCGCGTTTTCAACATCACCACCGGCGGACAGGGCGTTACCGAAACCGACGCCCTGCCGACCGCGCTGCCCGCCCAGGGTTTTGTATGGGTCGCCTGCGCGCGGCGCGAGTTCGAGGTGCTGCAGGCGCAGATCCAGGCCAGCCTGCAGTTGCTGTGCGGCACCCAGCTGGTCGACCTGCATGTGGCCGATTTGCTGAACAACCAGCTGCCTTCGCACTACGACTACACCTCGCAGTACGACATCATGGTGTTTCGCCGCCTGGCCGCCGGCCAGACCGAAACCGACCTCAGCACACCCGGCGAGCCGCTGCACGAGCGCATGAAACGCAGCGGCCCGCCGGTGCTCAAACGCATCGACACCAGCCCGGTCGGCTTTGCCGTGTTCGACCAGCTGCTGCTGACCGTGCACCCGACCGACTGCGCCGTGCGCGACGCCTATGCGGCCCGGCTGCTCAACGCGACGACGGCGGAGTCGCGCTCCAGCGGCGTCAAGCTGCCCACCAGCCCCGCCGACATGATGCTGCGCATCGTCAACCAGATGGTGGACGGCTACCTGGAGCTGCGGCGCGAGCTCACGCGCCAGCTGGACCACTGGCAGTCCGAGCTGCTCAAGCCCGGCACGCGGTTTACCAACTGGAGCTCGGTGCTCGACGCACGGCTGGCCATGCACCACCTCGACGAGATCTGCGAAGACCAGCGCTCGGCCGTGCAGGACTGGGTCGATTCCATCGAAACCTGGCCCGAGAGCGCAACGCCGGCGGCGATGCGCGAGCGCGAGCTGCTCAAGGTGCGCTCACGCGATGTGCTCGAGCACATCGAACGTGTGGTGCACCACGTGCGCCGCATGGAGCAAAGCGCCGAAACCGCGGTGCAGATGCATTTTTCGGCGCAGAGCAACCGCACCAACGACATCATGCGCACGCTGACGGCACTCACCGCCATCTTCCTGCCGCTGAACCTGATCACCGGCTTCTTCGGCATGAACTTCGAGTTCATGCCCTTTATCCACACGCCCACCGGCTTCTGGCTGACCTTCGGGTTCATGATCCTGCTCGTCGTGGTGGTGGTCACGGTGTTCTGGCGCAAGCAATACCTGGCCCGGACCCGGCGTTAAGTTCACGCACCCGTTGTCTGTCGCTCCTCATCGCCAGCAGGAAACACCCATGACCCCAGCCCTCATCCGTTTCTTTCCCGTGTTGCTCATCGCCGCAGCCGCGCTGCTGGCCGGCTGCGAAAGCCTCAGCCCCGCCGAATGCGCCACCGCCGACTGGCGCCAGCTGGGCATCCAGGACGGCAGCCGCGGCCGCAGTGACCGCGCGGCCGACTACTACGAGTCCTGCGCCAAGGCCGGCATCCCGGTCAACGTGGCCGTCTACCGCCAGGGCCGCGACCAGGGCCTGGTGAGCTATTGCCAGCCGGCCAACGCCCTGAATGAAGGCCTGGCGGGCAACAGCTACGAAGGCGTGTGCCCCGCGCCCATGGACCAGAACTTCCGCAACATCCACGGCATCGCCTGGCGTGAGCAGGACGCCCGCAAGACGCTGGCGCGGCTGCAGAACGAGCAGGACCGCATGCAGTCCGAGCTGCGCGATTCGAAAACCGCCGAAGACCGCAAACGCACCCTGCGCGAGCAACTCTCGCGCTCGGACCGCCGCATCGAAGACGCCCGCCTCGCCCTGCGTGACGCCAGCTACCAGCTGGACCGCCTGCGCAGCGACATGCACCAGCGCGGCCAGTACTGACCCCTGCCATGCCGCCTGCCCACGGAGATCTGTCAAACGTGCGGGTGGGCTGTGCGGGCTGGAGCCTGCCGCGCGAAACCTGGCCGGAGTTTCCCGAAGCCGGCAGCCACCTTGAGCGCTATGCCGCGCGTTTGAATGCGGCCGAAATCAACTCGTCGTTTTACCGCCCGCACCAGCCCGCCACCTATGCGCGCTGGGCCGCCAGCGTGCCGGACGGTTTCCGCTTCAGCGTCAAGCTGCCCAAAACCATCACGCACGAAAAGCGCCTGCGCGATTGCGAAAACCTGCTGGACGATTTTTTGCCGCAAGTCACCAGCCTCGGTGAAAAGCTCGGCTGCCTGCTGGTGCAACTGCCGCCCAGCCTGGCGTTTGATGCGGCCGCCGTGCGGGCGTTCTTCGATGCGTTGCGCGAGCGGCATGCCGGCGCCATCGCGATTGAACCGCGCCATGCCAGCTGGTTCACGCCGGCGGCCGACGCGTTGCTGCAAGCTGCGGGCGTGGGCCGCGTGCTGGCCGACCCGGTGATGTTTGACGCAGGCCGTGCACCCGGCGGCGATCCGGGCCTGGTCTACGTGCGCCTGCACGGCTCGCCGCGCATGTATTACTCGGCGTATGCGCCGGCCGTGCTGGATGCGCTGATTGTCCGGCTCAAGCTTGCGGCGGCGTCTGACGCTTCGCTCTGGTGCATCTTTGACAATACAGCCAGCGGCGCCGCGGTGCCCGATGCGCTGTACCTGGCGCGCGGGCTGGCCCGGCGCTGATCCCGGCGGCCACGCCGCCCGAAAGGATGCCCATGACCCCACACTCCGGCGCTAAATCCGCGACCTGCGCCGACGACCTGACGCGCGAAAACGTGCAGTCCATGCGGCGCGTGGAAGAAGCCGCACTGGCCAACCGCAGCCGCGCCGACCGCATGGCCGCCTTTATCGCCACCTTCTGCGGCTCCATGCCGTTTGTGTGGCTGCACGTACTCGCCTTCGCCT harbors:
- the rpsG gene encoding 30S ribosomal protein S7; translated protein: MPRRREVPKREILPDPKFGDVDLAKFMNVIMQGGKKAVAERIIYGALDFIEKKNPGKDPLEAFHMAIGNIKPMVEVKSRRVGGANYQVPVEVRPVRRMALAMRWLKEAAKKRGEKSMSLRLANELMEATEGRGGAMKKRDEVHRMAEANKAFSHFRF
- the rpsL gene encoding 30S ribosomal protein S12 — protein: MPTINQLVRQGREVEKIKSKSPAMENSPQRRGVCTRVYTTTPKKPNSALRKVAKVRLTNGFEIISYIGGEGHNLQEHSVVLVRGGRVKDLPGVRYHIVRGSLDLQGVKDRKQSRSKYGAKKPKAK
- a CDS encoding D-alanyl-D-alanine carboxypeptidase family protein, whose translation is MQRSLKALTDFSPAHGLRAFVAPLFLAFSVVLPAVHAQVPQAPEIAARSYLLLDVTANQILAAKDIDSPVEPASLTKLMTEYLVFDALKSKKIDLKQTFSVSERAWKMPGSRMFIDPKMKVPVEDLIKGMVVQSGNDATMALAEGVGGTAENFVRLMNEQAKALGMKSTSYKNPEGLTEPGHTTTARDLSILSTRLMTDFPDYIGYSAIKKYRYPGTPAANDTNRNTLLFRDPSVDGLKTGHTDAAGYCMIATAKRDFPNLGSAGAPGGRRLLAIVLGTSSDSARANESQKLLNWGYTAYEAVKLFDAGQAVVAPAVWKGKSSTVKLGRPEAIVVAVAAGSAPKVKTQVARPDPLVAPFAKGQALGTLKVTLGDNPTPVAEVPLVALEAVEEAGILGRAWDAIRLWIK
- a CDS encoding alpha/beta hydrolase, whose product is MNAQTQKSLIQGPAGAIEIALDRPAGESRGIAVIAHPHPLFAGTMDNKVVQTLARAFVQCGWTAVRFNFRGVGGSAGSHDEGRGELEDFLAVVEHAAPAAGGQVLALAGFSFGAFVTTHAFARLAASRDIEKLVLVGTSVTRAPAAPIDPAAHPKTLVVHGEEDDTVLFSAVLDWARPQALPVTVVPGGGHFFHGQLPLLKNLVVRHLSSPAI
- a CDS encoding ferredoxin, encoding MPDSKSSHSYYERHIFFCLNQRENGEDCCADHRAQEGFDRCKSQVKAAGLAGPGKVRVNKAGCLDRCAGGPVAVVYPEAVWYTYVDASDIDEIVESHLKNGKVVERLVTPAHLGR
- a CDS encoding VanZ family protein, whose translation is MALAAICLVVYASLYPFADWRDQGISPFRFLTAPLPQYWTGFDVGANLFGYAPLGFLLALAALRSRRVSWAVTVAVLACGLLSLAMETLQSYLPSRIPSNVDLALNTLGAWLGACFAWALERAGVVDRWSRFRARWFAQDARGALVLLVLWPLALLFPASVPMGLGQVFERLEAALAEVLTDTPFLEWMPVRDMELQPLVPAAELLCVALGALIPCLLGYCVIRTLWQRAAFSAAIIATGIAVSALSAALSYGPDHAWAWLDLPVQVGIGLAALLALALLPVPRRAAAALALLALAIHLGLLNQAPADPYFAQTLQTWEQGRFIRFHGVVQWLGWIWPYAALLYVLLRLSGREPRP
- a CDS encoding CopD family protein, producing the protein MLWVKSLHIVFIASWFAGLFYLPRIFVNLAMVPPESVAERERLILMARKLMRFTTILAVPALAFGLWLYLGYGIGRGPGNGWMHAKLAVVVLVIGYHHACSRLLGKFVANRNTRSHKWFRWFNEVPVLLLFAAVVLVVVKPF
- the hemB gene encoding porphobilinogen synthase; this translates as MTSHASNSAPFAPFPAGRPRRLRRDSFTRNLVREHALTAHDLIYPVFVVDGKQQRQPVASMPGVERLSLDLLLPVAEECVKLGIPVMALFPVVDASLKTYDGVEATNPDGLIPRVVRELKKNFPGLGVMTDVALDPFTTHGQDGLPDDSGYILNEETTAMLVRQAMCQAEAGVDMVAPSDMMDGRIGAIRQALEAQKLIHTRIMAYSAKYASAFYGPFRDAVGSAANLGKADKKTYQMDPGNSDEALREVAMDIAEGADMVMVKPGMPYLDVVRRVKDAFGVPTFAYQVSGEYAMIKAAAQNGWLDHDAVMMESLLAFKRAGADGVLTYFAIDAARKLQQQRS
- a CDS encoding magnesium transporter CorA family protein, which produces MRVFNITTGGQGVTETDALPTALPAQGFVWVACARREFEVLQAQIQASLQLLCGTQLVDLHVADLLNNQLPSHYDYTSQYDIMVFRRLAAGQTETDLSTPGEPLHERMKRSGPPVLKRIDTSPVGFAVFDQLLLTVHPTDCAVRDAYAARLLNATTAESRSSGVKLPTSPADMMLRIVNQMVDGYLELRRELTRQLDHWQSELLKPGTRFTNWSSVLDARLAMHHLDEICEDQRSAVQDWVDSIETWPESATPAAMRERELLKVRSRDVLEHIERVVHHVRRMEQSAETAVQMHFSAQSNRTNDIMRTLTALTAIFLPLNLITGFFGMNFEFMPFIHTPTGFWLTFGFMILLVVVVVTVFWRKQYLARTRR
- a CDS encoding DUF2799 domain-containing protein; amino-acid sequence: MTPALIRFFPVLLIAAAALLAGCESLSPAECATADWRQLGIQDGSRGRSDRAADYYESCAKAGIPVNVAVYRQGRDQGLVSYCQPANALNEGLAGNSYEGVCPAPMDQNFRNIHGIAWREQDARKTLARLQNEQDRMQSELRDSKTAEDRKRTLREQLSRSDRRIEDARLALRDASYQLDRLRSDMHQRGQY
- a CDS encoding DUF72 domain-containing protein, which gives rise to MPPAHGDLSNVRVGCAGWSLPRETWPEFPEAGSHLERYAARLNAAEINSSFYRPHQPATYARWAASVPDGFRFSVKLPKTITHEKRLRDCENLLDDFLPQVTSLGEKLGCLLVQLPPSLAFDAAAVRAFFDALRERHAGAIAIEPRHASWFTPAADALLQAAGVGRVLADPVMFDAGRAPGGDPGLVYVRLHGSPRMYYSAYAPAVLDALIVRLKLAAASDASLWCIFDNTASGAAVPDALYLARGLARR